The Oryzihumus leptocrescens sequence GCAGGTCGGCCACGAGCAGACCGGGCGCGTGCTCGGCGGCGGCGCGCATCACCGCGGCCAGCTGCTCCAGACCCTCGTCCAGGACCGGGTGCTCGACGCCGAGGGAGCGCACCTGCTCGACGAAGGTGTCGTCCGGGGTCGCGATCTCGGCCAGCTGCAGGCACGCCTTGGCCTGGGCCTCGGTGGCGCCGATCCCGACGAGCATCTCCGTGACCTTCTCGGGGCCGACCTTGTCCAGCTTGTCGACCACACGCAGCACACCGGCGACGTCGTCGAGGCCGAGGCCGCGGTAGAAGCCCTCGGGGATCTTGCGGTTGTTGACCTGGATCCGGAACTCCGGCACCGGCAGGCGGGAGAACGCGTCCGCGATGACCAGCGGCAGCTCCACCTCGTAGTGGAACGGCAGCTCGCCCACGTCGACGATGTCGATGTCGGCCTGGGTGAACTCGCGGTAGCGGCCCTCCTGCGGGCGCTCGCCGCGCCATACCCGCTGGATCTGGTAGCGGCGGAACGGGAAGGTGAGCCGGCCGGCGTTCTCCAGGACGTAGCGCGAGAACGGCACGGTGAGGTCGAAGTGCAGGCCCAGGCCGGGGCCCTCCTCGTCGGCGTCGGCGCCGAGGCGGCGGATCGCGTAGATCTCCTTGTCGGCGTCCTCGCCCTGGCTGGACAGTCGCTCGATCGGCTCGACCGCGCGGGTCTCGACGGAGGCGAAGCCATGACGCTCGAACGTCTCCCGGATGACGTCGAGGAAGTGCTGCTCGACGATCCGCTCGCCGGGCAGGTACTCCGGGAAGCCGCTGATCGGCGTCACCTTGGTCTGGCTCACTGGGTCAGTCCTTGCAGGTAGGGGTTGGTCGCCCGCTCCCGGGCGATGGTGGTGGCCGGGCCGTGTCCCGGCAGGACAAGGGTGTCATCCGGCAGCGGCAGCACGACATCGGTTAACGACCGGGTCATCGCCGCGCCGTCGCCGCCGGGCAGGTCGGTGCGCCCGATGGACCCGGCGAAGAGCACGTCGCCGGAGAGCATGGTGGTCCGCACGCCGGCCTCGTCGGCGGTGCCGTCAGGCACGTAGGGCACGCCGAACATCACCGAGCCCTCCGTGTGCCCCGGTGCGTGCAGGACGCTGATGTCCATGCCGGCCAGGGTCAGGCGCTGGCCACCGGCGAGGTCGACGACCTCGCTCGGCTCCTGCCACGTCGCGGCCGGGCCGAACTGCTGCTGCAGCATCGCCAGCAGCTCGGGGGCGAGCGTGCCCAGGGGGTCCTTGAGCCGGTAGTGGTCGTCGGCATGGATGTATGCCGCGACGCCACCGGCCGCGCACACCGGCGTCACCGAGCTGACGTGGTCGACGTGGCCGTGGGTGAGCAGCACCGCGGCCGGGCGCAGCCGGTGCTGGCGCAGCACCTCGGCGAGCCGGTCCTCGACCCCGATGCCGGGGTCCACGATGAGGCACTCCTCGCCCGCGGCGGGCGCGAGGACGTAGCAGTTGGTGGCGAAAGCCGCTGCGGGGAATCCGACGGTCAGCACGCAGCCGAGCCTAACCGTCACGGAGTCGTGACCACGCACCGCCGCCCGTGCGGGGACCGGTGCCTAGACTGACCGGGCCCGGGCCCTCGCGGCCCCTCACCGACCTCCCGAGGAGCTCACCCGTGTCGCCGAAAGCCCGCGACCGCGCCCGCGCCAAGCGCCGGGCCGAGAAGCGCCAGGCCGTGTTCGAGAGGCGTGCCGCCGAGCGCGCCCGCAACCGCCAGGTCGTGGCCGTCGTCCTCGCCGTGCTGCTCGTGGTCGGTGGCCTGGTCGGTGCCAGCTATGCGGTGAACCGCGGCAAGGACACGGCCACGCCGGCCGCGCCGGCGGCCTCGAGCCCGTCCGCGTCGCCGAGCCCGTCGGCCACCCGCACGCTGCCGCCGAAGTCGCTGGCCGCAGGCAAGACCTTCGTCGCGACGATCACGACCAACCGCGGCCCGGTCACCGTCCAGCTCGACGGCACCAAGGCCCCGCAGACCGTGGCCTCGTTCCTGCAGCTCGCCGGTGACGGCTACTGGGCCAACAGCCGCTGCCACCGCCTCACCACCGCCGGCATCTTCGTCCTGCAGTGCGGCGACCCGACCGGCACCGGCAACGGCAACCCCGGCTACGGCTACGGCATCGAGAACGCGCCCAAGGACGGCAAGTACCCCACCGGCACCCTGGCGATGGCGCGCACGTCGGACCCCAACTCCAACGGCGGGCAGTTCTTCATCGTGTACAAGGACACCCAGCTGCCCACCGACGGCGGCGGCTACACGATCTTCGGCACGGTGACCTCCGGACTCGATATCGTCAAGAAGACCGCCGCTGCCGGCGTCCAGGGTGGCCAGACCGACGGGCCCCCGGCGCAGCCGATCAGCATCCAGAAGGTTGTCGTCACCGAGAAGAAGGCCTGAGACCGTGTCACAGCAGTCCGACCACACCGAGCGCCCTGCCAGCCCCGCCGGCATGCCGAGCCCGGCCAGCCTCGCCGGCACCCGGCGCCCTGCCGCACCGGCCACGTTCGGCCGCGTCGCCGAGGACGGCACGGTCTTCGTCCGCACGTCTGACGGTGAGCGCGAGGTCGGCTCCTACCCCGGCGCGACGCCCGAGGAGGCGCTGGCCTACTTCACCCGCAAGTACGACGAGCTGCTCGCCTCGGCGGAGCTGCTGCTGCAGCGGGTCACCCAGACCGACCTGCCGGCCAAGGACGCCGTCGACGGCCTGACCCGGCTGCGCGAGCACGTCGCCGAGGCCAACGTGGTCGGCGACCTGAGCCTCATCGAGGCCAAGGTCGCCGAGATCGCCACGGCCACCGAGGCCCGCAAGCAGGTCGAGGGCGCCCAGCGCAGCGCGGCCCGCGAGAAGAGCAAGGCCCGGCGCGAGGAGATCGTGGCCGAGGCCGAGCGCATCGCGGCCCAGCCCCCGGCCTCGGTGCAGTGGAAGACCAGCGGCGCCCGCATGCGTGAGCTGCTCGAGGAGTGGAAGGCCGAGCAGCGCGCCGGCGCCCGCCTCGACCGCGAGACCGAGACCGCCCTGTGGCAGCGGTTCAGCGCCGCACGCAACGGCTTCGACAAGGCCCGCCGGGTCCACTTCGCCCAGCTCGACGCGACCCAGGGCGAGGCGAAGGCGGCCAAGGAGGCGCTGGTCGAGGAGGCCGAGGCCCTCTCCGGCAGCACCGACTGGGGCCCGACGGCCACCGCCTACAAGCGCCTCATGGACCGCTGGCGCCAGGCCGGCCGGGCCTCCCGCGCCGACGACGACGCCCTCTGGGCCCGGTTCAAGGCCGCGCAGGACGCCTTCTTCCACGCCAAGGACGAGGTCGCGGCTGTCGAGAACGAGGAGTTCAAGGCCAACCTCGTGGTCAAGGAGGCACTGCTCGTCGAGGCCGAGGCGATCCTGCCGGTGACCGACATCGATGCGGCCAAGGCAGCCCTGCGCGCGGTCCAGGAGAAGTGGGACCGGGCCGGCAAGGTCCCGCGCGCCGACATGGAGCGGGTCGAGAAGGGCCTGCGCCGGGTGGAGCAGGCGGTCCGCGAGGCCGACGAGAAGCGTTGGGCCGCAACCAACCCCGAGGTCGCCGCCCGGGCCCAGAGCCTTGTCGACCAGCTGGAGGCTGCCGTGCAGGGCCTGCGCGAGGACCTCGCGAAGGCCAGGGAGTCCGGCAACGCCCGCAAGGTGGCCGACGCCGAGGCGGCTCTCGCCGCGCGCGAGCAGTGGCTCGAGCAGGCCCGCGCCGGGGTCCAGGAGTTCAGCGGCTGAGGCCACTCCCCTGCCACGCCTGTATGCCGTGCCCCTCGCCGTGAGGGGCACGGCATACCCGTGTTCGCGGCGGGCACGCCCCGGGCGCCTTGGGTGCGGGAAATCCCTGTGCACCAACGGCGCTCGCCCGAGAGGATGACGCCGTGACCGAGCAGACCCCGACCCCCACCCTGGCCGAGCGCGCGCGGGCAGCCCAGCCCGGCATCACCCGCTGGCTGCTGTTCCGCCCGCCGGTGACCCCCGAGCAGGAGCTGCGCGACCTGGCTGACGTCGTGGCCGGCCTCGGCGACGGAGCCAGGTGGGACCGTTACGGCACCGGCGGCCCGGTCGCCCTCCTCGAGAGCCGGCTGGCCGAGCTGCTCGGCAAGCCGGCGGTGGCGTTCTTCCCCAGCGGAGTCATGGCCCAGCAGTCGATGCTGCGGGTCTGGTGCGACCGTCAGGACTCCCGCCGGGTGGCCATCCCCGCGCTGTCGCACCTGCTCCACCACGAGGAGGACGGCCCGCGGCTGCTGCACGGCTTCGACTTCCGGATGCTCACCGAGGGCGCCCGGGTGCCCGGCGTGGACGACCTGGACGCGATCCCCGGGCAGCTCGGCGCAGTGCTGCTGGAGCTGCCGCTGCGCGACGCGGGCTACCTCCTGCCCTCGTGGGAGGACCTCGAGGCGTTCTCGGCGGCCTGCCGTGAGCGCGGGGTGCCGCTGCACCTGGACGGCGCCCGCCTGTGGGAGTCCACGCCGCACCTGGGCCGATCGCTGGCCGAGGTCGCCGGGCTGGCCGACAGCGTCTACGTCTCGTTCTACAAGGGCCTCGGCGGCCTCGCCGGCGCCGCGCTGGCCGGCCCCGAGGACGAGATCGAGCAGGCCCGCACCTGGCGCACCCGGCACGGGGGCACCCTCTTCAGCCTGATGCCCTACGCCGTGGCCGCCCTGCGAGGGCTGGACCAGCACCTCCCCCGGATGGCCGAGTTCCACGAGCGGGCGCAGGAGATGGCCAAGCTGCTGCCGGAGCGGGGCATTCGCGTCCTCCCGGAGGAGCCGCACACCAACGCGTTCCGGATCTTCGTCGAGGCGCCCGCGGACTCGCTGAACGAGCGCCTGGTGACCGCGATGGAGCAGGACCACCTCATGGCGTCGGCAACGTGGGACGCCAGCGAGGTGCCGGGCTGGTCGTGGACCGAGTTCACCGTCGGCCCGGCCACGATGGAGTGGACCGCCGCCGAGGCTGCCGCCGAGCTGGCGCGGATCTTCGTGGACTGAACCAGTCGGCCCCGAGAGGGACGTTTCTCGGGTTTGGAGGCCCTCCAAACCCGAGAAACGTCCCTCTCGGCGCGTGGGCTACTGCTGCTTGACGGGCGCCTTGCCGCCGGTGATCCGGTAGACGTCGAAGACGCCGTCGATCTTGCGGACCGCCTTGATGACGTGGTCGAGGTGGCCGGGGTCGCCCATCTCGAAGGTGAACTTGCTCATCGCCACGCGGTCGCGGGTCGTCTGCACGCTCGCCGACAGGATGTTGACGTGGTGGTCCGAGAGCACCCGGGTGACGTCGGAGAGCAGCCGGTTGCGGTCGAGCGCCTCGACCTGCAGCTGCACGAGGAACACGCTGCCGGCGGACGGGGCCCACTCGACGTCGATCAGCCGGTCCGGCTGGGCGAGCAGCGACTCGGCGTTGGTGCAGTCGGCGCGGTGCACCGACACGCCGCTCCCCCGGGTGACGAAGCCGATGATCGGGTCGCCGGGCACGGGCGTGCAGCACCGGGCCAGCTTGACCCAGACGTCGGCGGTGCCGACGACCACGACACCGGGGTCGCCGCTGCGGCGACGCACCCCGCGGGTCGGCATGGTCGCCTCGGCGAGGTCCTCGCTGGCACCCTCCTCCCCGCCCAGGGACGCCACGAGCCGGCCCACCACGTGCTGGGCGCTGACGTGCCCCTCGCCCACCGCGGCATACAGGGCGGAGATGTCGGCGTAGCGCAGCTCGCCGGCCAGGCCGGCCAGGGACTCGTGGGACATGAGGCGCTGCAGGGGCAGACCCTGCTTGCGCATCGCCTTGGCGATCGCGTCCTTGCCCTGCTCGATGGCCTCCTCGCGGCGCTCCTTGGAGAACCACTGGCGGATCTTGTTGCGGGCGCGCGGGCTCTTGACGAAGGTCAGCCAGTCGCGCGAGGGCCCGGCACCGTCGGCCTTGGAGGTGAGCACCTCGACGACGTCGCCGTTCTCCAGCGGGCTCTCCAGCGGCACCAGCCGGCCGTTGACCCGGCCGCCGATGCAGTGGTGGCCGACCTCGGTGTGCACCGCGTAGGCGAAGTCGACCGGGGTCGAGCCGGCCGGCAGCGCGATGACCTCGCCCTTGGGCGTGAAGACGTAGACCTCGCGGGCGTTGATCTCGAACCGCAGCGAGTCCAGGAACTCGCCCGGGTCGGAGGTCTCCCGCTGCCACTCCAGCAGCTGGCGCAGCCACGCCATGTCGCTGATCGGCCCGGTCTCGCCGTCCTTGGGCTGGGCCTGGCCGCTGCCCGGCGCGTCCTCCTTGTACTTCCAGTGCGCCGCGACGCCGTACTCCGCGCGCCGGTGCATGGTGTGCGTGCGGATCTGGATCTCGACCGGCTTGCCCTCGGGCCCGATGACCGTCGTGTGCAACGACTGGTACATGTTGAACTTGGGCATCGCGATGTAGTCCTTGAACCGCCCAGGCACCGGGTTCCACCGGGCGTGCAGCGCGCCGAGCGCCGCGTAGCAGTCGCGGACCGTGTCGACCAGCACCCGCACCGCGACGAGGTCGTAGATCTCCTCGAAGTCGCGGCCGCGCACGATCATCTTCTGGTAGACGGAGTAGTAGTGCTTGGGCCGGCCCGTCACCGTCGCCTTGATCTTGGCCGCCCGCAGGTCGTTGTTGACCTGCTCGCGCACCCCGGCGAGGTACTCCTCCCGGGCCGGCGCCCGCTCGGCCACCAGGCGCACGATCTCGTCGTAGACCTTGGGGTACAGGGTCGCGAAGGACAGGTCCTCCAGCTCCCACTTGATGGTGTTCATGCCCAGCCGGTGCGCCAGCGGGGCGTAGATCTCCAGGGTCTCGCGGGCCTTGCGCTGCGCCGACTCCTGCGAGACGTAGCGCCAGGTGCGGGCGTTGTGCAGCCGGTCGGCCAGCTTGATGACCAGCACCCGGATGTCGCGGGCCATCGCCACGACCATCTTGCGCACGGTCTCGGCCTGGGCCGCGTCGCCGTAGGTGACCTTGTCGAGCTTGGTCACCCCGTCCACGAGCATCGCGACCTCGGGCCCGAAGTCGCGGGTGAGGTCCTCCAGGCTGTATGCCGTGTCCTCGACCGTGTCGTGCAGCAGCGCGGCGGCCAGCGTGGCCGGCGTCATGCCCAGCTCGGCCAGGATCGTGGCCACGGCCAGCGGGTGGGTGATGTAGGGGTCGCCGCTCTTGCAGAGCTGGCCGCGGTGGGCCTGCTCCGCGACGGCGTAGGCCTGCTCGATGACCGTCAGGTCAGCCTTGGGGTGGGTCGCCCGGACGGTGCGCAGCAGCGGCTCGAGGACGCGGTAGGTCCCCTGGCGCGGACCGCCGAAGCGGGCCAGCCGCGCGCGGACGCGCGGGATCGGCCCGGTCATGGGCTCGACCTGCGTGGGGGCGGAGGTTCCGGTCGTGCCGCCCGCGACGTCCTCGTTCATGACAGGAGTCTATGTGCCCTCACACGGTGAGGATGGTGTGGACCTCACGACCCGCCAGCTTGGCCCGGCCCTCGAGGAAGCCGAGCTCGATGACGGCCTCGAAGGCCACGACCTCGGCCCCGGCGCGCTCGAGCAGCGTGCAGGTCGCCTCGGCCGTGCCGCCGGTGGCGAGCACGTCGTCGATGACCAGCACGTGGGCGCCGGCGACGAACGCATCGGCGTGCACCTCGATGTGCGCGCTGCCGTACTCCAGGTCGTACTCCACGCCCAGGGTCTCCCCCGGCAGCTTGCCCGCCTTGCGGACCGGCACGAAGCCGATGCCGAGCTCGTAGGCCACGGCGGCGCCGAGGATGAACCCGCGCGCCTCGATGCCGACGATGTGGTCGACCCGGCCGCGGTAGCGGTCGGCGATGTCGCGGACGACTGCGGCCAGAGCCGCCCCGTCGGACAGCAACGGGGTGAAGTCCTTGAAGGCCACGCCGGGCTCGGGGAAGTCGGGGATGTCGCGCAGGTGGTCGGAGACCACCTGCGCGATGGACTGCTCTTCGGTGCTCAAAGCTCTCCTCAGCGCTTGCTCTTGGGCGGGCGCTTGGGCTGGTTGCGGGGTCCGCCGCTGACGTAGGGGTGCACCGGGCGCGACGCCCGGCCGGCGCCGGCCGCGGCCGGCTCCCGGTGGGAGCCCGCGGTCTCGTCCCCGGCGGTGGCCGACGCGTCGGCCTCGCCGGCCTCCTCGGCCCTGGCCTCGTCGCGAGTCCGGGCCGCCTGGTAGCGCTTGGCGCGCTTGGCCAGGTCCTTCATCGCCGGCTCGCGCTCACGCAGGTCGGCGAGCAGCGGGGTGGCGATGAAGATCGAGGAGTAGGTGCCGGCCGCGATACCGACGAACAGCGCCAGGCTCAGGTCCACCAGCACGCCGGGGCCGAGCAGGACCGAGCCGATGACGAGGATCGCCGCGACCGGAAGCAGGGCCACGACCGAGGTGTTGATCGAGCGCACCAGGGTCTGGTTGACCGCGCGGTTGGCGGCCTGGGAGTAGCTCATCCGGCCGTTGGCGACTGCCTGGCCGGTGTTCTCGCGCACCTTGTCGAAGACGACGACGGTGTCGTAGAGGGAGTAGCCGAGGATCGTCAGGAAGCCGATCATCGACGCCGGCGTGATCTCGAAGCCGAACAGCGCGTAGATGCCGACGGTGATGACCAGGTCGTGGACCAGCGCGATGAGGCCGGCCGCGGACATCTTCCAGGTGCGGAAGTACAACGCCATGGTCAGCGCGACGAGCACGAGGAACCAGATGAGGGCGGTGATCGCCTTCTGGCTGACCGAGGCACCCCAGGAGGCGCCGATGAAGGACGCGGAGATCTTGTTCTCGTCGACGCCGAACGCCTTGGCCAGGTTGGCCCGGGCGTCCTCGGTCTGGGTGTCGCTGAGCTTCTCGGTCTGGACGCGCACGGAGTCGCTGCCGAGCTTGGTGACCACGACGTCGGCGCCCTGGTTCAGGCCGCCGAGGGCGTCCTTGGCCTTGGCCTCGTAGCCCTGCGTCGTGCTGACACCGGAGACGCGCAGCTCGGAGCCGCCGCGGAACTCCAGGCCGAGGTTGAGGCCCCGGGCGAAGATGCCCACGAGGGCCAGCACGAGGATCACGCCGGAGATGGCGTACCACGTCTTCTGGCGCCCGACGAAGTCGATCGACCGCTTGCCGGTGTAGAGGTCGTTGCCGAACTGGGCGAAGCTCGTCATGACTGCGCGCTCTCCTCTGCCGCGCGGCGCGCAGCGATCGTGACCCGGCCGCGACCGGCATACAGCGGTTGCTTCGCGCCGAGGCGCTCGGGGTCGAAGCCCGACCACTTGTGGCCCTCGCCGAAGAACTTCGTGTTGGCGAGGATGGCGACGATCGGGTGGGTGAACAGGAAGACCACGGCCACGTCGATGATGGTCGTCAGCATCAGCGTGAAGGCGAAGCCGCGCACGTTGCTCGTGGCCAGGATGTAGAGCACCATCGCCGCCAGCATGTTGACGCCGTCGGCGACCAGGATGGTGCGGCGGGCGCGGGCCCAGCCGGTCTCCACGGCCTGGCGCAGGAGCCGGCCCTCACGCACCTCGTCACGCACGCGTTCGAAGAACACGATGAACGAGTCGGCGGTGATACCGATCGACACGATCAGGCCGGTGACGCCGGCGAGGGTGAGCCGGAAGCCGTGCGACCAGCCCAGCAGTGCCACCGTCACGTAGGTCAGCAACGAGGCGATGACCAGCGACGCGACCGTGACGAAGCCCAGCGCGCGGTACTGGAACAGCGAGTAGATGACGACCAGCAGCAGGCCGATGAGGCCGGCGAGCAGGCCCTTCTGGAGCTGGTCGGTGCCCAGCGTGGGGCTGACCTGCTCCTCGGTCTGCGGGGTGAACGACATCGGCAGGGCGCCGAACTTCAGCTGGTCGGCCAGGGTCTTGGCGCTGGCCTCGGTGAAGTTGCCGGTGATGCTCGCGGTGCCCGCGGTGATCGCGCTCTGGGTGACCGGCGCGGAGAGCACCTGGCTGTCGAGCACGATGGCGAACTGGTTGCGCGGCTGCGGCAGCGAGACCAGGCGCGAGGTGACGTCACCGAACTTCTTGGTGCCGTTGGAGTCGAACTTCAGCTGGATCTCGACCTGGTTGGTCTGGGCGCCCTGCTGCGTCGTCTGGAAGCCGGAGGTGGCGTCGGCGATGTCGGTGCCGACGACCTCGGCCGGGCCGAGGATGTACTTGGCGGTGCGGTCCTGGGAGCAGGTCACCAGCGGCTTGGCCGGGTCGTCGACCAGCGTCGCCAGCTTGGCCTCGACCGCCTTGTCGGAGCAGTTCAGCGCGGTGAACTGCTTCTCGATGTCGGGGGTGATCCACGCCAGGTCGCTGGCGTCCTTGGGCTTGGTGCCGGTCGTGCCGGTCGAGCCCGTGGTGCCGGTCGCCGAGGGGGTCGGCGTGGGCGTGGTGTCCTGGCTCAGCGCCGGCGGGAAGGCCGACTTGGCGCTGGTGGTCGCGGTGCCTGCCGGCGCGGTGGCCTTGGAGCCCGAGCTCGGCGTGGCGCTCGGCGTGCCCGACGGCGCGGTGGCGGTGCCGGTGGACGTCGGCGTCGGCTGCGGGGCGCCGGCGGCCTCGACCAGCACGGCGCGGAAGCGCAGCTGCGAGGAACGCTTCAGGGAGTCGATCGTGGCCTTGTCCGGGGTGCCGGGCAGGGAGACCACGACGTTCGAGCCGCCCTGGGTGGTCACCTCGGCCTCGGAGACGCCGGTGCTGTCGACGCGCTGGCGCATGATGTCGACGGCCTGGTTGATCTGGTCCTGGCTGATGGAGCCGCCGTTGGTGATGACCGGCTTGAGGATGAGCTGGGTGCCGCCCTCGAGGTCGAGGCCGAGCTTGGGGGTCCACTGGGCGCTGCCCCAGGTCACGACGGCCGCCAGCAGGCCGTAGAGGCCCACGATGAGCACGGCCAGCGCCGCCAGGGTGCGCAGCGGCTTGCGGTTGCGCGGGTTGATCGCCACGGTCAGTCCCGCTCCCCGGTGGTGTCCGGGCGCTCCGCCGGCGTGCTGCCCTCGGCCGGCACGTCGGCGGGCGTCTCGGCGGGAGTCTCGGTGCGTGCCTCGGCGGGCTCGGACGCGGCGGCCTCCGGGGAGGACGTGGCCGCGGCCGGGGCGGGGCCACCGATGGCGCGGCGGTCGAAGCGCACCAGCACGCCCGGGCTGACCTCGAGGGTGACCACGGTGTCGTCGATGGCGCTGATGCGCCCGAGCAGGCCCGAGGTCGTGGTCACCTCGTCGCCGACCTTGAGGCCGCTCTGCACGGCCTGCACCTCGCGCTGGCGACGCCGCTGCGTCATGAACATGAACGCGATCAGCAGGATCGGCAGGGCGAAGATGAGCAGGTTGCCGAGGCCGGCCCCCGAAGAGGCGGCCGCGGGGGCCAGTGACGACATGAGTCAGTCCTTCACGACAGTTGGGTTGACACGCACCACTGGGGACAACGTCCCCGGACGCGCGGAAGTCCCGGACGGGGCCGGTGCGTTCGCGTGAGTCTAGGTGAGCGGCACCACAGGCACCAAGGAACCCCACCCATGCGCGGCCATTTCGTGATGAACCCGGAGGTATGCCGCGAGCCCGCCACCGCGGCTGGACCGGCAACCCGGCAGGTGGCCACCCCTGCGCCCTCAGCCGCCGAAGCGGCCACCCTCGCCGTCACCGAACGGCAGCGGCTGGGCGACCCCGAGGTCGGCCGGGGCTGGCGGGGTCAGGCCGAGGTGCTGCCAGGCCAGCGGGGCCGCGGCCCGGCCACGCGGGGTGCGGATCATGAAGCCCTCGCGCACGAGGTAGGGCTCGGCCACCGTCTCGACCGTGTCGGACTCCTCACCCACGGCCACCGCGAGGGTGGACAGGCCGACGGGCCCGCCTGCGAACCGGCGGCACAGGGCCTCGAGCACGGCCCGGTCGAGCCGGTCCAGGCCCTTGTCGTCGACGTCGAACAGGGCCAGGGCGGTGTGCGCGGCCTTCTCGTCGACCACCCCGCGCCCGTGCACCTGCGCCCAGTCGCGGACCCGGCGCAGCAGCCGGTTGGCGATGCGGGGGGTGCCACGCGAGCGTCCCGCGATCTCGGAGATGCCCCGCGGGTGGGCCTTGACCTCCAGCAGCCGGGCCGAGCGCATGAGGATCTGCTCGAGGTCCTCGGCGGCGTAGTAGTCGAGGTGGCCGGTGAAGCCGAACCGGTCCCGCAGCGGAGCCGGCAGCAGGCCGGAGCGGGTGGTGGCGCCGACGACGGTGAACGGCGGCAGCTCCAGCGGGATGGCGGTGGCGCCGGGGCCCTTGCCGACGACCACGTCGACCCGGAAGTCCTCCATCGCCAGGTAGAGCATCTCCTCGGCGGCCCGGGACATGCGGTGGATCTCGTCGAGGAAGAGCACCTCGCCCTCGGCCAGCGAGGACAGGATCGCCGCGAGGTCGCCTGCATGCTGGATCGCCGGGCCGCTGGTGATGCGGATCGGCTGCTCGAGCTCGGCGGCCACGATCATGGCGAGGGTGGTCTTGCCCAGGCCGGGCGGACCGGAGAGCAGCACGTGGTCCGGGGGTGCCCCGCGGCGCCGGGCGGCCTCGAGCACCAGGCCGAGCTGGTCACGCACGCGCGTCTGCCCGGCGTAGTCGGCCAGGCGCCGGGGCCGCAGGGCCGCCTCGACGCGGCGCTCGTCGTCGTCGCTGCCGGAGTCCATGACCCGGTTGGTCGTCGCCTCGAACGAGCCGTCCGAGTAGATCTCGTAGGTGCCCGCAGGCAGGTCGCGGCTCATCGCCCGAGCTCCCGCAGCGCGGCGCGCAACAGCGTGGCCACCGTGGCATCGGCGGGGGCGTCGGCCGCGACGGTCTCGACGGCGTCGTCGGCCTGCTTGGCCGACCAGCCGAGGCCGACGAGGGCCTCGTGGACCTGGCCCCGCCACGGGGCGCCGCTGCCATTGCCACTGACCACGACGGGGGCGGCGCCGGTGGGCAGGCCGATCTTGTCGCGCAGCTCGAGCACGATGCGCTCGGCGCCCTTCTTGCCGATGCCGGGCACCTTGGTCAGCGCGTGGATGTCGCCGTCGGAGACGGCGCGGCGCAGGGCGTCCGGGGCGTGCACCGCGAGCATGGCCAGGG is a genomic window containing:
- the yajC gene encoding preprotein translocase subunit YajC, producing MSSLAPAAASSGAGLGNLLIFALPILLIAFMFMTQRRRQREVQAVQSGLKVGDEVTTTSGLLGRISAIDDTVVTLEVSPGVLVRFDRRAIGGPAPAAATSSPEAAASEPAEARTETPAETPADVPAEGSTPAERPDTTGERD
- the ruvA gene encoding Holliday junction branch migration protein RuvA → MIASVRGPVLSVGLDSAVVEVGGVGLLVHTTPGTAAGLRPGSAASLATTLVVREESLTLYGFADEDERQVFELVQTVSGVGPRLALAMLAVHAPDALRRAVSDGDIHALTKVPGIGKKGAERIVLELRDKIGLPTGAAPVVVSGNGSGAPWRGQVHEALVGLGWSAKQADDAVETVAADAPADATVATLLRAALRELGR
- the secD gene encoding protein translocase subunit SecD, with translation MAINPRNRKPLRTLAALAVLIVGLYGLLAAVVTWGSAQWTPKLGLDLEGGTQLILKPVITNGGSISQDQINQAVDIMRQRVDSTGVSEAEVTTQGGSNVVVSLPGTPDKATIDSLKRSSQLRFRAVLVEAAGAPQPTPTSTGTATAPSGTPSATPSSGSKATAPAGTATTSAKSAFPPALSQDTTPTPTPSATGTTGSTGTTGTKPKDASDLAWITPDIEKQFTALNCSDKAVEAKLATLVDDPAKPLVTCSQDRTAKYILGPAEVVGTDIADATSGFQTTQQGAQTNQVEIQLKFDSNGTKKFGDVTSRLVSLPQPRNQFAIVLDSQVLSAPVTQSAITAGTASITGNFTEASAKTLADQLKFGALPMSFTPQTEEQVSPTLGTDQLQKGLLAGLIGLLLVVIYSLFQYRALGFVTVASLVIASLLTYVTVALLGWSHGFRLTLAGVTGLIVSIGITADSFIVFFERVRDEVREGRLLRQAVETGWARARRTILVADGVNMLAAMVLYILATSNVRGFAFTLMLTTIIDVAVVFLFTHPIVAILANTKFFGEGHKWSGFDPERLGAKQPLYAGRGRVTIAARRAAEESAQS
- the secF gene encoding protein translocase subunit SecF, coding for MTSFAQFGNDLYTGKRSIDFVGRQKTWYAISGVILVLALVGIFARGLNLGLEFRGGSELRVSGVSTTQGYEAKAKDALGGLNQGADVVVTKLGSDSVRVQTEKLSDTQTEDARANLAKAFGVDENKISASFIGASWGASVSQKAITALIWFLVLVALTMALYFRTWKMSAAGLIALVHDLVITVGIYALFGFEITPASMIGFLTILGYSLYDTVVVFDKVRENTGQAVANGRMSYSQAANRAVNQTLVRSINTSVVALLPVAAILVIGSVLLGPGVLVDLSLALFVGIAAGTYSSIFIATPLLADLREREPAMKDLAKRAKRYQAARTRDEARAEEAGEADASATAGDETAGSHREPAAAGAGRASRPVHPYVSGGPRNQPKRPPKSKR
- a CDS encoding adenine phosphoribosyltransferase; amino-acid sequence: MSTEEQSIAQVVSDHLRDIPDFPEPGVAFKDFTPLLSDGAALAAVVRDIADRYRGRVDHIVGIEARGFILGAAVAYELGIGFVPVRKAGKLPGETLGVEYDLEYGSAHIEVHADAFVAGAHVLVIDDVLATGGTAEATCTLLERAGAEVVAFEAVIELGFLEGRAKLAGREVHTILTV
- the ruvB gene encoding Holliday junction branch migration DNA helicase RuvB, translated to MSRDLPAGTYEIYSDGSFEATTNRVMDSGSDDDERRVEAALRPRRLADYAGQTRVRDQLGLVLEAARRRGAPPDHVLLSGPPGLGKTTLAMIVAAELEQPIRITSGPAIQHAGDLAAILSSLAEGEVLFLDEIHRMSRAAEEMLYLAMEDFRVDVVVGKGPGATAIPLELPPFTVVGATTRSGLLPAPLRDRFGFTGHLDYYAAEDLEQILMRSARLLEVKAHPRGISEIAGRSRGTPRIANRLLRRVRDWAQVHGRGVVDEKAAHTALALFDVDDKGLDRLDRAVLEALCRRFAGGPVGLSTLAVAVGEESDTVETVAEPYLVREGFMIRTPRGRAAAPLAWQHLGLTPPAPADLGVAQPLPFGDGEGGRFGG